The following proteins come from a genomic window of Pseudomonas hygromyciniae:
- a CDS encoding transglutaminase family protein, whose amino-acid sequence MSIHVALHHVTHYRYDRAVELGPQIVRLRPAAHSRTRILSYALKVLPEQHFINWQQDPQGNYLARLVFPEKTDELRIEVDLVAEMAVFNPFDFFLEPYAEKIPFSYAADEQRELAPYLETLALTPQFAAYLAAIDRTPLPAVDFLVGLNQRLAADIGYLIRMEPGVQTPEFTLENASGSCRDSAWLLVQLLRNLGLAARFVSGYLIQLTADVKALDGPSGTEVDFTDLHAWCEVYLPGAGWIGLDATSGLFAGEGHIPLACSPDPSSAAPISGLVEPCECEFTHEMSVERIWEAPRVTKPYTEEQWLAIQALGRQIDGDLLKDDVRLTMGGEPTFVSIDDPDGAEWNTAALGPDKRRLSAELFQRMRKHYAPKGLVHFGQGKWYPGEQLPRWSLNCHWRRDGVPVWHNDALIADEQQDYGADDVMAGRFLASIAERLKLSARFVFPAFEDNFYYLWREGALPQNVSAQDSRLDDELERERLRKVFSQGLDKVIGHVLPLARTAANDRWQSGRWYLRDTHCRLVPGDSPLGYRLPLASQPWVTAADYPFVHPIDPNQDLPELPFTAPAPGEPAAIDERVPKVDESADWLTRTALCAEARGGRLYLFMPPLERVEDYLELVAAIEATAQELHCPVLLEGYEPPSDPRLSNFRVTPDPGVIEVNVQPSTTWDELVERTEFLYEEARQTRLTTEKFMIDGRHTGTGGGNHFVLGGATPKDSPFLRRPDLLRSLISYWHNHPSLSYLFSGLFIGPTSQAPRVDEARNDALYELEIAFAQMPAPGEECPPWLVDRLLRNLLIDVTGNTHRAEFCIDKLYSPDGATGRLGLLELRAFEMPPHARMSLTQQLLLRALVARFWREPYAPPKLARWGTELHDRFLLPHFIEQDFADVIVELNAAGYPLRAEWFAAHLEFRFPKVGDYAVSGIELELRQALEPWHVLGEEGAAGGTVRYVDSSLERLQVKLSGLPPQRYVLTCNGVAVPLHATGRVGEFVAGVRYRAWQPANCLQPTIPVHAPLVFDLLDTWMQRSLGGCQYHVAHPGGRNYDSLPVNANEAESRRMARFFRLGHSPGKLPIPPVVINDELPMTLDLRRFAHKND is encoded by the coding sequence GTGTCGATTCATGTCGCGTTGCACCACGTTACGCATTACCGCTACGACCGTGCGGTGGAGCTTGGCCCGCAGATCGTGCGCCTGCGCCCGGCGGCTCATAGCCGCACGCGGATCCTGTCCTATGCGCTGAAGGTGCTGCCCGAGCAGCACTTCATCAATTGGCAGCAAGACCCCCAGGGCAATTACCTGGCGCGCCTGGTGTTCCCGGAAAAAACCGATGAGCTGCGCATCGAAGTCGACCTGGTGGCTGAGATGGCGGTGTTCAACCCGTTCGACTTTTTCCTTGAGCCCTACGCCGAAAAAATCCCTTTCAGCTACGCCGCCGATGAGCAACGCGAGCTGGCGCCGTACCTGGAAACCCTGGCGCTGACGCCACAATTCGCCGCGTATCTGGCCGCTATCGACCGCACGCCGCTGCCGGCCGTGGATTTTCTGGTCGGCCTCAACCAGCGCCTGGCGGCGGATATTGGCTACCTGATCCGCATGGAGCCGGGCGTGCAAACCCCGGAATTCACCCTGGAAAACGCCTCCGGCTCGTGCCGCGACTCGGCCTGGCTGCTCGTGCAATTGCTGCGCAACCTGGGCTTGGCGGCGCGGTTTGTCTCCGGTTATCTGATCCAGCTCACCGCCGACGTCAAGGCCCTCGACGGCCCGTCCGGCACTGAAGTGGACTTCACCGACTTGCACGCCTGGTGCGAGGTGTATTTGCCCGGCGCCGGCTGGATTGGCCTGGATGCCACCTCCGGTCTGTTCGCCGGTGAAGGGCATATCCCGTTGGCCTGCAGTCCCGATCCATCGTCCGCCGCCCCGATCAGTGGGCTGGTAGAACCCTGCGAGTGCGAATTTACCCACGAAATGTCGGTGGAGCGCATCTGGGAAGCCCCCCGGGTGACTAAGCCCTACACCGAAGAGCAATGGCTGGCGATCCAGGCCCTGGGCCGGCAGATCGACGGCGACCTGCTCAAGGACGATGTGCGCCTGACCATGGGCGGCGAGCCGACGTTCGTTTCCATCGACGACCCCGACGGTGCCGAATGGAACACCGCCGCCCTCGGCCCGGACAAGCGTCGGCTGTCTGCCGAGTTGTTCCAGCGCATGCGCAAGCACTACGCGCCCAAGGGCCTGGTGCATTTCGGCCAAGGCAAGTGGTACCCCGGCGAGCAACTGCCGCGTTGGTCGCTCAATTGCCATTGGCGCCGCGATGGCGTGCCGGTCTGGCACAACGACGCGTTGATTGCCGACGAGCAGCAAGACTACGGCGCTGATGACGTGATGGCCGGGCGCTTCCTGGCGAGCATTGCCGAGCGCCTGAAACTCTCCGCGCGCTTTGTGTTCCCGGCCTTCGAGGACAATTTTTACTACCTGTGGCGCGAAGGTGCCTTGCCGCAGAACGTCAGCGCCCAGGATTCGCGCCTGGACGATGAGCTGGAGCGCGAGCGCCTGCGCAAGGTGTTCAGTCAGGGCCTGGATAAAGTCATCGGCCATGTGCTGCCCCTGGCGCGCACGGCGGCCAACGATCGCTGGCAGAGTGGCCGTTGGTACCTGCGCGACACCCATTGCCGGCTGGTACCGGGTGACTCGCCGCTGGGCTATCGCTTGCCCCTGGCCTCACAGCCTTGGGTGACGGCGGCAGACTACCCCTTTGTGCATCCGATCGACCCCAATCAGGACCTGCCGGAGCTGCCCTTCACCGCGCCAGCGCCTGGCGAGCCCGCCGCCATCGACGAGCGTGTGCCCAAGGTCGACGAGTCCGCCGACTGGCTGACCCGTACCGCGTTGTGTGCCGAAGCGCGAGGGGGGCGGCTCTACCTGTTCATGCCGCCCCTGGAGCGGGTCGAGGACTACCTGGAACTGGTGGCCGCCATCGAGGCCACCGCCCAGGAACTGCATTGCCCGGTGCTGCTGGAAGGCTACGAACCGCCGAGCGATCCACGCCTGAGCAACTTCCGCGTCACGCCCGACCCAGGCGTGATCGAAGTCAACGTGCAGCCATCGACAACCTGGGATGAATTGGTGGAACGCACCGAGTTCCTCTATGAAGAAGCCCGGCAAACTCGCCTGACCACCGAAAAATTCATGATCGACGGGCGCCACACTGGCACCGGCGGCGGCAACCACTTCGTGCTGGGCGGCGCCACGCCCAAGGATTCGCCGTTCCTGCGCCGCCCGGACCTGCTGCGCAGCCTGATCAGCTACTGGCACAACCACCCGTCCTTGTCGTACCTGTTTTCCGGGCTATTTATCGGCCCGACCTCCCAGGCACCGCGGGTGGATGAGGCGCGCAACGATGCGCTGTATGAGCTGGAAATCGCCTTCGCGCAGATGCCCGCGCCGGGCGAGGAATGCCCGCCGTGGCTGGTGGACCGCTTGCTGCGCAACCTGCTGATCGACGTTACCGGCAACACCCACCGCGCCGAGTTTTGCATCGACAAGCTCTACTCCCCCGACGGCGCCACCGGCCGCCTGGGCCTGCTGGAGCTGCGCGCTTTTGAGATGCCGCCTCACGCACGCATGAGCCTGACCCAGCAGTTGCTATTGCGAGCCCTAGTGGCGCGCTTCTGGCGTGAGCCCTACGCACCGCCAAAGCTGGCGCGCTGGGGCACGGAGCTGCACGACCGGTTCCTGCTGCCGCACTTTATCGAGCAGGACTTTGCCGACGTGATCGTCGAACTCAACGCGGCCGGTTATCCGCTGCGTGCCGAATGGTTTGCCGCACACCTGGAGTTCCGTTTTCCCAAGGTGGGCGACTATGCCGTCAGCGGCATCGAGCTGGAACTGCGCCAGGCCCTGGAGCCCTGGCATGTGCTGGGCGAGGAGGGCGCGGCGGGCGGCACGGTGCGCTATGTGGATTCATCCCTTGAGCGTTTGCAGGTGAAACTCAGCGGCTTGCCACCCCAGCGCTATGTGCTGACCTGCAACGGCGTGGCCGTGCCGCTGCACGCCACCGGTCGGGTGGGTGAGTTCGTCGCGGGCGTACGTTATCGCGCCTGGCAACCGGCCAATTGCTTGCAGCCGACTATCCCGGTGCATGCACCGCTAGTGTTTGATCTGCTCGATACCTGGATGCAGCGTTCCCTGGGCGGTTGTCAGTACCACGTGGCCCATCCGGGCGGGCGCAATTACGACAGCTTGCCGGTGAATGCCAATGAAGCGGAGAGCCGGCGCATGGCGCGGTTTTTCCGCTTGGGCCATAGCCCCGGGAAGCTGCCGATACCACCGGTGGTGATTAACGATGAACTGCCTATGACCCTGGACCTACGGCGTTTTGCCCATAAAAATGACTAA
- a CDS encoding circularly permuted type 2 ATP-grasp protein, which yields MSDLLDRYPLTAGTYHELLDDSGAVRAHWQRLLDHLQRSTPAQLAQRQALLTRQIQENGVTYNVYADPKGADRPWELDLLPHVLAADEWAHLAAGIAQRGRLLNAVLADLYGPQRLIAEGLLPAELVFGHNNFLWPCQGIQPPDGVFLHLYAVDLARTPDGRWWVTADRTQAPSGAGYALENRTIVSRAFPDLYRDLQVQHLTGFFRTLQETLARQAPGDEQPPLIVLLTPGRFNESYFEHLYLARQLGYPLVEGGDLTVRDSTVYLKTLSGLRRVHAIMRRLDDDFCDPLELRTDSALGVPGLLDAVRQGNVLVANALGAGVLESPGLLGFLPKINQFLFGEELILPSIATWWCGEAPVLAEALEKLPELLIKPAFPSQSFAPVFGRDLNDEQRQALAERMQARPYAYVAQELAQLSQAPVWHTVDDHLQHRAIGMRVYAVAGEDGYRVLPGGLTRVAAQADAEVVSMQRGGASKDTWVLGERAPGGEQWRAQRAIGTHDLVRRDPYLPSRVVENLFWFGRYCERCDNSARWLRIVLARYVDGDDPLALQAAVELGESLRLLPEEGELPERLLQALLGDDWPSSLRANLQRLQWAASQVRGKLSRENWQALVELQREALELESETPDFGELLDFLNRLVMSLAALSGFALDDMTRDEGWRFLMMGRRIERLQFLSSSLAAFLRGVAVFDQAGLEWLLELGNSSITYRSRYLAVPQLIPVLDLLLLDEQNPHAVLFQLKLVSRTLRRLNDDFGVPRETGLAPLVERLARFDLGCLENPLFRDASVRAALDGLADLLQAVADESGQVSDRLALRHFAHVDDVSQQTVSV from the coding sequence ATGTCCGACTTGCTCGACCGTTACCCGCTGACTGCGGGCACTTATCACGAACTGCTGGACGACAGCGGCGCGGTGCGCGCCCATTGGCAGCGCCTGCTCGACCATCTGCAACGCAGCACCCCGGCGCAATTGGCCCAGCGCCAGGCACTGCTGACCCGCCAGATCCAGGAAAACGGCGTGACCTACAACGTCTACGCCGACCCCAAGGGCGCCGACCGTCCCTGGGAGCTGGACTTGCTACCCCATGTATTGGCGGCGGATGAGTGGGCGCATTTGGCGGCGGGCATTGCCCAGCGCGGGCGGTTGCTCAACGCGGTGCTGGCCGACCTGTATGGCCCGCAACGCCTGATTGCCGAAGGCTTGCTGCCGGCAGAGCTGGTGTTTGGACATAACAACTTCCTGTGGCCGTGCCAGGGCATCCAGCCGCCCGATGGGGTGTTCCTGCATCTGTATGCGGTGGACCTGGCGCGCACCCCGGACGGTCGCTGGTGGGTCACGGCGGACCGTACCCAGGCGCCCTCCGGCGCCGGTTATGCCCTGGAAAACCGCACCATCGTTTCCCGCGCATTCCCGGATTTGTATCGCGACTTGCAGGTGCAGCACCTCACCGGATTCTTCCGCACCCTGCAGGAAACCCTGGCCCGCCAGGCGCCCGGCGATGAGCAGCCACCGCTGATCGTGCTGCTGACCCCGGGACGCTTCAATGAAAGCTACTTCGAGCACCTGTACCTGGCCCGTCAGCTTGGCTACCCATTGGTAGAAGGCGGCGACCTGACCGTGCGCGACAGCACCGTGTACCTCAAGACCCTCAGCGGCCTGCGCCGTGTGCACGCGATCATGCGCCGGCTGGACGATGATTTCTGCGACCCCCTGGAACTGCGCACTGACTCGGCCCTGGGTGTGCCGGGCCTGTTGGACGCGGTACGCCAGGGTAATGTGCTGGTGGCCAATGCCCTGGGCGCCGGCGTGCTGGAATCGCCTGGGCTGCTGGGGTTCCTGCCCAAGATCAATCAGTTTTTGTTTGGCGAAGAATTGATCCTGCCGTCCATCGCCACCTGGTGGTGCGGCGAAGCGCCGGTGCTGGCCGAAGCTCTGGAAAAACTGCCGGAACTGCTGATCAAGCCGGCGTTCCCGTCGCAAAGTTTTGCCCCGGTGTTTGGCCGCGACCTGAACGACGAACAACGCCAGGCCCTGGCCGAACGTATGCAGGCGCGCCCATATGCTTATGTGGCCCAGGAACTGGCGCAGCTGTCCCAGGCGCCGGTCTGGCACACCGTGGATGATCATCTGCAACATCGCGCCATCGGCATGCGCGTGTACGCGGTGGCCGGTGAGGATGGCTACCGGGTGCTGCCGGGCGGCCTGACCCGCGTGGCCGCGCAGGCGGACGCCGAAGTGGTGTCGATGCAGCGTGGCGGGGCGAGCAAGGACACGTGGGTGCTGGGCGAGCGTGCCCCCGGTGGCGAGCAATGGCGCGCGCAGCGGGCGATCGGCACCCATGACCTGGTGCGTCGCGACCCGTACCTGCCGTCGCGGGTCGTAGAAAACCTGTTCTGGTTCGGTCGTTACTGCGAGCGTTGCGACAACAGTGCGCGCTGGCTGCGCATCGTGCTTGCCCGTTATGTCGATGGCGACGACCCGCTGGCCTTGCAGGCCGCCGTGGAGCTGGGGGAAAGCCTGCGCCTGCTGCCGGAGGAGGGCGAGTTGCCCGAGCGCCTGCTGCAGGCCCTGCTCGGTGATGACTGGCCATCGAGCCTGCGCGCCAACCTGCAGCGTCTGCAGTGGGCGGCGTCCCAGGTGCGCGGCAAGCTGTCCCGGGAGAACTGGCAGGCTCTGGTGGAGTTGCAGCGCGAAGCCCTGGAGCTGGAAAGCGAGACGCCGGATTTTGGCGAACTGCTGGACTTCCTCAACCGCCTGGTAATGTCCCTGGCGGCCTTGTCCGGTTTTGCCCTCGACGACATGACCCGTGACGAAGGCTGGCGCTTCTTGATGATGGGCCGGCGCATCGAGCGTTTGCAGTTTCTCAGCAGCAGCCTCGCGGCCTTCCTGCGCGGGGTGGCGGTGTTCGACCAGGCGGGGCTGGAATGGCTGCTGGAACTGGGCAACAGCAGCATTACCTACCGCTCGCGCTACCTGGCGGTGCCGCAATTGATTCCGGTGCTGGACCTGTTGCTGCTGGATGAACAGAACCCCCACGCGGTGTTGTTCCAGCTCAAGCTGGTGAGCCGCACCTTGCGCCGGCTCAACGATGACTTCGGCGTACCCCGGGAGACCGGCCTGGCACCGCTGGTGGAGCGCCTGGCGCGCTTTGACCTGGGTTGCCTGGAGAACCCGTTGTTTCGCGACGCCAGCGTGCGTGCGGCCCTCGATGGCCTGGCGGACCTGTTGCAGGCCGTCGCCGATGAAAGCGGGCAGGTCTCTGATCGCCTGGCCCTGCGCCATTTTGCCCACGTGGATGATGTCAGCCAGCAAACGGTGTCGGTGTAA
- a CDS encoding transglutaminase family protein has product MSARYQIFHDTHYHYDSPVSLAQQLAHLWPRPCAWQRCTSRQLQISPEPTARRDELDVFGNPITRLAFERPHDELLVNAGLTVEVLARPVLDFSQSPPWDQTRNSLTYSGQPLSAEAIEACRYRFESPYVHLKKNFVEFSESCFAPGRPLLLGVQALMEKIFSEFTFDAEATQVATPLVEVLERRRGVCQDFAHLMLACLRSRGLAARYISGYLLTQPPPGQPRLIGADASHAWVSVFCPRSGWVDFDPTNNVQPALEHITLAWGRDFSDVSPLRGVILGGGSHDPEVRVTVMPLE; this is encoded by the coding sequence ATGAGCGCGCGCTATCAGATTTTCCACGATACCCATTACCACTACGACAGCCCGGTGTCCCTGGCCCAGCAACTGGCGCACTTGTGGCCGCGCCCCTGCGCCTGGCAGCGCTGCACCTCGCGGCAGTTGCAGATCAGCCCCGAACCGACCGCGCGCCGCGATGAGTTGGACGTGTTCGGCAACCCGATCACCCGGCTGGCATTCGAACGGCCCCATGATGAATTGCTGGTCAACGCCGGCTTGACCGTGGAAGTGCTGGCCCGGCCTGTGCTGGATTTCAGCCAGTCACCGCCCTGGGACCAGACCCGCAACAGCCTGACCTACAGCGGCCAGCCGTTGTCGGCCGAGGCGATCGAGGCGTGCCGCTATCGTTTCGAATCGCCCTACGTGCACTTGAAGAAAAACTTCGTCGAGTTCTCCGAGAGCTGCTTTGCGCCCGGCCGCCCGTTGTTGTTGGGGGTGCAGGCGTTGATGGAGAAAATCTTCAGCGAGTTCACCTTCGATGCCGAAGCCACCCAGGTCGCCACGCCGCTGGTGGAGGTGCTGGAGCGTCGACGGGGGGTGTGCCAGGACTTTGCCCACCTGATGCTCGCCTGCCTGCGCTCACGGGGCCTGGCGGCACGTTACATCAGTGGCTACCTGCTGACCCAGCCACCGCCCGGCCAGCCACGGCTGATCGGCGCCGATGCGTCGCACGCGTGGGTCTCGGTGTTTTGCCCGCGGTCGGGCTGGGTGGATTTTGATCCGACGAACAATGTGCAGCCGGCACTGGAACACATCACCCTGGCCTGGGGCCGGGATTTTTCAGATGTTTCGCCGTTGCGCGGGGTGATTCTGGGAGGAGGGAGCCATGACCCGGAAGTACGGGTAACGGTGATGCCGCTGGAATAA
- the azu gene encoding azurin, which produces MFAKIVAVSLLTLASGQLLAAECKVTVDSTDQMSFDTKAIEIDKSCKTFTVDLKHSGNLPKNVMGHNWVLTTEADMQPVATDGMAAGIDKNYLKEGDTRIIAHTKLIGAGETDSVTFDVSKLKADGKYMFFCSFPGHIAMMKGTVTLK; this is translated from the coding sequence ATGTTTGCCAAAATCGTTGCTGTTTCCCTGCTGACGCTGGCTAGCGGCCAGTTGCTTGCTGCAGAGTGCAAGGTCACTGTCGACTCCACCGACCAAATGTCTTTCGACACCAAGGCCATTGAAATCGACAAGAGCTGCAAGACGTTCACCGTTGATCTGAAACACTCCGGCAACCTGCCGAAGAACGTCATGGGCCATAACTGGGTGCTGACCACTGAAGCTGATATGCAGCCTGTTGCAACCGACGGCATGGCCGCTGGTATCGACAAGAACTACCTGAAAGAAGGCGATACCCGCATCATCGCCCATACCAAGCTCATCGGCGCCGGTGAAACCGATTCGGTGACCTTCGATGTGTCCAAGCTCAAGGCTGACGGCAAGTACATGTTCTTCTGCTCGTTCCCAGGCCACATCGCGATGATGAAAGGCACTGTGACCCTGAAGTAA
- the nadE gene encoding ammonia-dependent NAD(+) synthetase, with translation MQAVQREIAQQLKVQPPFQDHAALEAEVARRITFIQDCLLNSGLKTLVLGISGGVDSLTAGLLAQRAIKELRALKGNDAYRFIAVRLPYDTQFDEHDAQACVDFINPDERHTVNIGPAVKALANEVAAFEGKAAASRDFVLGNTKARMRMVAQYTIAGAASGLVIGTDHAAEAVMGFFTKFGDGACDLAPLSGLVKNQVRAIARHFGAPESLVEKVPTADLEDLSPGKPDEASHGVTYSEIDAFLHGQPVREEAFRIICETYRKTEHKRVMPFAP, from the coding sequence ATGCAAGCCGTACAGCGTGAGATTGCCCAACAGCTCAAGGTCCAACCACCGTTCCAGGACCACGCTGCCCTTGAGGCGGAAGTGGCCCGGCGGATCACCTTTATCCAGGACTGCCTGCTCAACTCGGGGCTCAAGACCCTGGTGCTGGGCATCAGCGGCGGCGTCGACTCCCTGACCGCAGGCCTTCTGGCCCAACGGGCGATCAAAGAGCTGCGCGCCCTCAAAGGCAATGACGCTTACCGTTTTATTGCGGTGCGCCTGCCCTACGACACGCAGTTCGACGAACACGATGCCCAGGCCTGCGTCGACTTTATCAACCCGGACGAGCGCCACACGGTCAATATCGGCCCGGCGGTCAAGGCCCTGGCCAATGAAGTCGCCGCTTTCGAAGGCAAGGCCGCGGCATCCCGTGATTTTGTGCTGGGCAATACCAAGGCGCGGATGCGCATGGTCGCGCAGTACACCATCGCCGGCGCAGCGAGTGGCCTGGTGATCGGTACCGACCATGCGGCGGAAGCGGTCATGGGGTTTTTCACCAAGTTCGGCGATGGCGCTTGCGACCTGGCACCGTTGAGCGGGCTGGTGAAGAACCAGGTACGGGCGATTGCCCGGCACTTTGGTGCGCCCGAGTCGCTGGTGGAGAAGGTGCCGACTGCGGACCTGGAAGACCTGTCACCGGGCAAGCCGGATGAAGCGTCCCATGGCGTGACCTACAGCGAGATCGATGCGTTCCTGCACGGCCAGCCGGTGCGGGAAGAGGCGTTCAGGATTATCTGCGAGACCTATCGCAAGACTGAGCACAAGCGGGTGATGCCGTTTGCGCCTTGA
- the pncB gene encoding nicotinate phosphoribosyltransferase, whose translation MSESVFADRIVQNLLDTDFYKLTMMQAVLHNYPNVEVEWEFRCRNSEDLRPYLAEIRYQIERLAELSLSPDQLGFLERISFMKPDFLRFLGLFRFNLRYVQTGIENGELFIRLRGPWLHVILFEVPLLAIVSEVRNRYRYQTIILEQAREQLYRKFDWLSANASSDELAELQVADFGTRRRFSYRVQEEVVNVLKHDFPGRFVGTSNVHLARELDMKPLGTMAHEWIMAHQQLGPRLIDSQIAALDCWVREYRGLLGIALTDCITTDAFLSDFDLYFAKLFDGLRHDSGDPVQWAEKAIAHYHKLGIEPMSKTLVFSDSLTLPKALEIFRALRGRINVSFGIGTNLTCDIPGVEPMSIVLKMTACNGQPVAKISDEAGKTHCTDPNFVAYLRHVFKVPAISSEE comes from the coding sequence ATGAGCGAGAGTGTGTTTGCCGATCGCATCGTGCAGAACCTGCTCGACACCGACTTCTACAAGCTGACCATGATGCAGGCGGTGCTGCACAACTACCCCAATGTGGAAGTTGAATGGGAATTCCGTTGCCGTAACAGCGAAGACCTACGCCCCTATCTGGCAGAAATCCGCTACCAGATCGAGCGTCTGGCCGAGTTGAGCCTGAGCCCGGACCAGTTGGGCTTTCTGGAACGCATCAGCTTTATGAAGCCGGACTTCCTGCGCTTCCTCGGCCTGTTCCGCTTCAACCTGCGCTACGTGCAGACCGGCATCGAGAACGGCGAGTTGTTTATCCGCCTGCGCGGCCCGTGGCTGCATGTGATCCTGTTTGAGGTGCCACTGCTGGCCATCGTCAGCGAAGTGCGCAACCGCTATCGCTACCAGACCATCATCCTGGAGCAGGCCCGCGAGCAGTTGTATCGCAAGTTCGACTGGTTGAGCGCCAACGCCAGCAGCGACGAACTGGCCGAGTTGCAGGTCGCGGACTTCGGCACCCGCCGGCGCTTCTCCTACCGCGTGCAGGAGGAAGTGGTGAATGTGCTCAAGCACGACTTCCCCGGCCGTTTCGTCGGCACCAGCAACGTGCACCTGGCCCGCGAGCTGGACATGAAGCCCCTGGGCACCATGGCCCACGAATGGATCATGGCCCACCAGCAACTGGGCCCGCGGCTGATCGACAGCCAGATCGCCGCCCTCGATTGCTGGGTCCGTGAGTATCGTGGCCTGCTGGGTATTGCCCTGACCGATTGCATCACCACCGACGCCTTCCTCAGCGATTTCGATCTGTACTTCGCCAAGCTGTTCGACGGTCTGCGCCATGACTCCGGCGACCCGGTGCAGTGGGCCGAAAAAGCCATCGCCCATTACCATAAGCTGGGCATTGAGCCGATGAGCAAGACCCTGGTGTTCTCCGACAGCCTGACGCTGCCCAAGGCCCTGGAGATTTTCCGTGCGCTGCGCGGTCGGATCAATGTCAGCTTTGGCATCGGCACCAACCTGACCTGTGACATTCCAGGTGTGGAACCGATGAGCATCGTGCTTAAAATGACGGCCTGCAACGGCCAGCCCGTGGCGAAGATTTCCGATGAGGCGGGCAAGACCCACTGCACGGATCCGAACTTCGTCGCCTATTTGCGCCACGTTTTCAAAGTACCTGCCATCTCTAGCGAGGAGTGA
- a CDS encoding LysR family transcriptional regulator, with product MLNKRHLPSITALQCFEAVTRHLSFTRAAEELNLTQSAVSKQVAQLEELLQHLLFRRVRRRLQMTPAGDLYLVEVRKILSQVEMSTHYLRSYGGETEVLRVSTPYTFGARWLVPRLKGWRLRHPQIHLDLCNEQTPDELLQGKADLAFYFGAGSRPGTESLKLFSEELVPVCAPESLPAQPLRDPTQLSELVLLQNASRPQGWHDWFASLGYQTEHSYHGPRFDTFYMCIRAAQVGCGVALLPRFLVEEELAEGKLVIPWQHGLPSQDAYYLAYPEHSAEVPKVRDFVKWMMEQVI from the coding sequence GTGCTCAATAAAAGACATTTGCCCTCGATCACCGCCCTGCAGTGTTTCGAGGCCGTGACCCGCCACCTGAGTTTCACCCGTGCCGCCGAGGAGCTGAACCTCACCCAGAGCGCGGTCAGCAAGCAGGTCGCGCAGTTGGAAGAGCTACTGCAACACCTGCTGTTTCGCCGGGTGCGCCGCCGCTTGCAGATGACCCCGGCGGGCGATCTGTACCTGGTGGAAGTGCGCAAGATCTTGAGCCAGGTGGAGATGTCGACCCACTACCTGCGCTCCTACGGCGGCGAGACCGAAGTATTGCGCGTGTCCACGCCCTACACCTTCGGCGCACGCTGGCTGGTGCCGCGCCTCAAGGGCTGGCGCCTGCGCCACCCGCAGATTCACCTGGACCTGTGCAACGAGCAGACCCCGGACGAGTTGCTGCAAGGCAAGGCCGACCTGGCGTTTTACTTCGGCGCAGGCTCGCGGCCGGGCACCGAGAGCCTCAAGTTGTTTAGCGAGGAACTGGTGCCGGTGTGCGCCCCGGAGAGCCTGCCGGCCCAGCCCTTGCGCGACCCCACGCAACTGAGCGAACTGGTGCTGCTGCAAAACGCCTCGCGCCCCCAGGGCTGGCACGACTGGTTCGCCAGCCTGGGCTACCAGACCGAGCACAGCTACCATGGGCCGCGTTTTGACACCTTCTATATGTGTATCAGGGCGGCGCAGGTGGGTTGTGGCGTGGCGCTTTTGCCGCGTTTTCTGGTGGAAGAAGAGCTGGCGGAAGGCAAGTTGGTGATCCCATGGCAGCATGGGCTGCCCAGCCAGGATGCGTACTACCTGGCGTACCCGGAGCATTCGGCGGAGGTGCCCAAGGTGCGGGATTTTGTGAAGTGGATGATGGAGCAGGTTATTTAG